A DNA window from Halomonas zincidurans B6 contains the following coding sequences:
- the tnpC gene encoding IS66 family transposase, whose product MTISDINVDEALERVRQQLKEDRTVSPSLRAAIDVLMLLVKLMADRLATGSRNSSKPPSQDPNRQRRSRAKGERRPGGQPGHAGKTLAPVTNPDEVVKLRVDRRHLPTGRTYRSIGVETRQVQDIVIQAVVTEYQAEIVEDDQRQRHVAPFPEGVTRPIQYGPRLKAHAVYLSQYQLLPYARIRELLTSQCGLSLSTGTLFAFNQEAYQRAEAFAEWVVPALRQAPTVHARYEVMQVGGKRYWLHSASNDALTWLAPHPKRGQEAMDAIGVLPFVCGVLVHDHWKPYYRYSDCRHVLCNAHHLRELTAVWENDHQRWAKSLHDLLLAMSRAVDAAGDCLCADEAQRWRARYRRCLAAGDAECPPPAKPPPGTRGRAKRTKARNLLERLQAYEDDVLRFLEDPAAPFTNNQGERDLRMTKVQQKISGCFRAWEGAEIFCRMRSFLSTAVKQGMAAHTALEQLFAGEVPTFMRQDDQDQAA is encoded by the coding sequence ATGACCATCAGCGACATCAACGTCGACGAGGCCCTGGAACGGGTCCGGCAGCAGCTCAAGGAAGACCGCACGGTCTCCCCGTCGCTGCGTGCCGCCATCGACGTGCTGATGCTGCTGGTCAAGCTCATGGCCGACCGGTTGGCCACCGGCAGCCGCAACAGCAGCAAGCCACCGTCCCAGGATCCCAACCGCCAGCGCCGCTCGCGCGCCAAAGGCGAACGCCGTCCCGGTGGGCAGCCAGGGCATGCGGGCAAGACGTTGGCGCCGGTGACGAACCCCGACGAGGTGGTCAAGCTCCGCGTCGATCGTCGGCATCTGCCTACAGGGCGCACCTATCGCAGCATTGGCGTCGAGACCCGCCAGGTGCAGGACATCGTGATCCAGGCCGTGGTCACCGAGTACCAGGCCGAGATAGTGGAAGATGACCAGAGGCAGCGCCATGTGGCGCCATTCCCCGAGGGTGTGACGCGGCCCATCCAGTATGGGCCGCGCCTCAAGGCACACGCGGTCTATCTCTCGCAGTACCAGCTGCTGCCCTATGCGCGCATTCGGGAGCTGCTCACCTCGCAGTGTGGCCTGTCGTTGAGCACCGGCACGCTGTTCGCCTTCAACCAGGAGGCCTACCAGCGGGCCGAGGCGTTCGCCGAGTGGGTGGTCCCGGCGCTACGCCAAGCGCCCACCGTGCATGCCCGGTATGAAGTGATGCAGGTGGGCGGCAAGCGTTACTGGCTGCACAGTGCCTCCAATGACGCCCTGACCTGGTTGGCCCCGCATCCCAAGCGCGGCCAGGAGGCGATGGATGCCATCGGCGTATTGCCCTTCGTGTGTGGCGTGCTGGTGCATGATCATTGGAAGCCCTACTACCGCTACTCGGATTGCCGGCATGTCCTGTGCAATGCCCATCACCTGCGGGAATTGACGGCGGTCTGGGAAAACGACCACCAGCGCTGGGCCAAGTCGCTCCATGACCTGCTGTTGGCCATGAGCCGAGCGGTGGATGCCGCCGGCGACTGCCTCTGCGCCGATGAGGCCCAGCGCTGGCGAGCACGTTACCGACGCTGCCTGGCGGCGGGCGACGCCGAGTGCCCGCCACCGGCAAAGCCACCGCCCGGGACGCGCGGGCGTGCCAAACGCACAAAAGCGCGCAACCTGCTGGAACGTCTCCAGGCGTACGAGGACGACGTGCTGCGTTTTCTCGAGGATCCCGCCGCGCCTTTCACCAACAACCAGGGGGAGCGCGACCTGCGGATGACCAAGGTACAGCAGAAGATCTCGGGCTGTTTTCGCGCCTGGGAGGGCGCCGAGATCTTCTGCCGGATGCGCAGCTTCCTCTCCACCGCGGTCAAGCAAGGCATGGCGGCGCATACGGCGCTGGAGCAACTGTTTGCCGGCGAGGTGCCCACCTTCATGCGACAGGACGACCAGGATCAGGCGGCATGA
- a CDS encoding Abi family protein, translating into MSDFHKPARSIEEQIATLCSRGLAIPDEARVRHYLANISYFRLSAYTRPFYQPGLQEHRFLEGASFEDVLRLYVFDRELRLLLLDAIERLEVALRDQLTNTLAEHHGPHGYLDPGIFDTRYNHGWLLEKLENAAKGREIETFLAHYRRKYWAAPNQPPIWMAVELLTFKEVSTLLARLRLPEDTQRIERHFGWKLPVLRSWFRSLSDLRNVCAHHGRVWNREFGSRPEMPRKAPADWPSIPPMIETGSREHPQQRLDPRRRLYMQLVVMESLMQVVSPTSRWAERLVTLLDQYSHVSKPHMGFPKGWEHEALWRDAVNNARPEVDR; encoded by the coding sequence GTGAGCGACTTCCACAAGCCTGCGCGCAGCATTGAAGAGCAGATCGCAACGCTATGCAGCCGTGGCCTGGCGATACCCGACGAGGCTCGGGTACGTCACTACTTGGCCAACATCAGCTATTTCCGCCTTTCAGCCTACACGCGCCCCTTCTACCAGCCAGGCCTCCAAGAGCACCGCTTCTTGGAGGGCGCCTCTTTCGAGGATGTGCTGCGACTCTATGTCTTCGATCGCGAGCTGCGATTGCTGCTGCTTGATGCCATCGAGCGGCTGGAGGTCGCGCTACGTGACCAGTTGACCAATACCCTGGCCGAGCACCATGGCCCTCACGGCTACCTGGACCCCGGCATCTTTGACACCCGTTACAACCATGGGTGGCTGTTGGAGAAGCTGGAAAACGCGGCCAAGGGGCGGGAGATCGAGACCTTCCTGGCCCACTATCGCAGGAAGTACTGGGCAGCGCCTAATCAACCGCCCATCTGGATGGCCGTGGAGCTGCTGACCTTCAAAGAGGTCTCGACCCTGCTGGCCAGGCTGCGGCTTCCCGAGGATACCCAGCGTATCGAGCGCCATTTCGGCTGGAAACTCCCTGTTCTGCGCTCATGGTTTCGTAGTCTCTCCGACCTGCGCAACGTCTGCGCTCACCATGGCCGGGTCTGGAACCGGGAGTTCGGCAGTCGCCCCGAGATGCCCAGGAAAGCCCCGGCGGATTGGCCTTCCATTCCACCTATGATCGAAACAGGCTCCAGAGAGCATCCGCAGCAGCGTCTCGACCCGCGCCGTCGACTCTATATGCAGCTGGTGGTGATGGAATCGCTGATGCAAGTCGTGTCACCTACCAGCCGTTGGGCCGAGCGTCTCGTGACACTACTCGATCAATACTCCCATGTCTCCAAGCCCCATATGGGGTTTCCGAAAGGCTGGGAACACGAAGCGCTCTGGCGGGACGCCGTGAACAATGCAAGGCCGGAGGTGGATAGATGA
- a CDS encoding alkaline phosphatase — MKASYIALAATLAATPVLAQEVDLPQADSDWYKAGQKRLDAELAQQPNTNTAKNVIIMIADGNGVATNYATRVFMGQQAGGYGDDYALPQEQFPSAGLVKTYNVNAQTPDSAGTGTAMMSGVKTDIGVLGVNANVNRGDCSTLPGNAVATASEVFTDLGKEVGIVTTTRVTHATPAAAYAHSVDRDFEASVPEGCSTQKDIADQLLEAMKAGRIDVAMGGGRRSFLPADATGDEGDDGRRQDGRNLIDAAKKMGAAYAWNAATAADLPTDGSAPILGLFESSHMAYEADREDEPSLSEMTRIALKNLQAKAGDNGFFMQIEGGRVDHANHGTNLARAVTDGAEFARTVALVDEMTNDEDTLIIVTADHSHGLAFNGYCGRGSNILGLCMQVNNEGIEALDEPNLAGDGKPYTAAVYGDGESSILAEGAPAGPDGGRPVVTQQEATALDYQQLALIPQDSESHSPADVAVYAKGPWSQLIDGQIEQNYLFNVMLHAATQ, encoded by the coding sequence ATGAAAGCCTCGTATATCGCACTTGCCGCCACTCTCGCCGCCACACCGGTCCTGGCGCAGGAGGTTGACCTTCCCCAGGCCGACAGCGACTGGTACAAGGCCGGTCAGAAGCGCCTTGACGCCGAACTGGCCCAGCAGCCGAACACCAACACCGCCAAGAACGTGATCATCATGATCGCCGACGGCAACGGCGTGGCCACCAACTATGCCACGCGCGTCTTCATGGGCCAGCAGGCAGGCGGCTACGGCGACGACTACGCGCTGCCTCAGGAGCAATTTCCGTCCGCCGGGCTGGTCAAGACCTACAACGTCAACGCGCAGACGCCGGACTCGGCGGGCACCGGCACCGCCATGATGAGCGGCGTGAAGACCGACATCGGGGTGCTGGGCGTCAACGCCAACGTCAATCGCGGCGACTGCTCGACCCTGCCGGGCAACGCGGTCGCAACGGCCTCCGAGGTCTTCACCGATCTCGGCAAGGAGGTCGGCATCGTTACCACCACGCGCGTCACCCACGCCACGCCTGCGGCAGCCTACGCCCACAGCGTGGACCGCGACTTCGAGGCGTCCGTGCCCGAAGGCTGCAGTACCCAGAAAGATATCGCCGATCAGCTCCTCGAGGCGATGAAGGCCGGCCGCATCGATGTCGCCATGGGCGGCGGGCGCCGCAGCTTCCTTCCTGCCGACGCGACGGGCGACGAGGGCGACGACGGCCGCCGTCAGGACGGGCGCAACCTGATCGACGCAGCCAAGAAGATGGGCGCCGCCTATGCCTGGAACGCCGCGACGGCCGCCGATCTGCCTACCGACGGCTCAGCCCCGATCCTGGGGCTCTTCGAAAGCAGCCACATGGCCTACGAGGCCGACCGCGAAGACGAGCCGTCGCTCTCGGAGATGACCCGGATCGCGCTGAAGAATCTTCAGGCGAAGGCCGGCGACAATGGCTTCTTCATGCAGATCGAGGGCGGACGCGTCGACCACGCCAACCACGGCACCAACCTCGCCCGCGCCGTGACGGACGGAGCCGAATTCGCGCGCACGGTGGCACTGGTCGACGAGATGACCAACGACGAGGACACGCTGATCATCGTCACCGCCGACCATAGCCACGGGCTGGCCTTCAACGGCTATTGCGGGCGCGGCTCGAACATTCTCGGCCTCTGCATGCAGGTCAACAACGAGGGCATCGAGGCGCTGGACGAGCCCAACCTGGCCGGGGACGGCAAGCCCTACACCGCCGCCGTGTATGGCGACGGGGAAAGCTCGATTCTCGCTGAAGGCGCGCCTGCCGGGCCTGACGGGGGGCGCCCGGTGGTGACCCAGCAAGAAGCAACCGCGCTGGACTATCAGCAGCTTGCACTGATCCCGCAGGACTCCGAGTCCCACTCGCCCGCAGATGTGGCGGTTTACGCCAAGGGGCCGTGGTCGCAGCTGATCGACGGCCAGATCGAGCAGAACTACCTCTTCAACGTGATGCTTCACGCCGCCACCCAATAA
- a CDS encoding type I restriction-modification system subunit M has product MSTESHSQTAAFIWSVADLLRGDFRQSQYGRIILPFTLLRRLECVLEPTKVQVLDAAQEHVSKPEAVREKLLLRAASQPFFNASPLSLATLSDTQPADDLMSYVQAFSQDAREIFEHFHFEEFVQQLSASNLLYQVMQRFASIDLHPQRISNYGMGVIFEELIRKFAESSNDTAGEHFTPRDVVHLTTSLALTGRDDKLRPHRIVTVYDPTAGTGGFLSESDEYVQQVSENVTVSLHGQELNPESYAICKADMLIKGQDVSQIKLGNTLSDDQLAGEKFDFMLANPPFGVEWKKVQKQVTDEHKQRGYDGRFGPGLPRVSDGSLLFLMHLVSKMRDVQGRTSAAEGRMPGAADPREDGGSRIGIILNGSPLFTGGAGSGESEIRRYLLQHDLVEAIVALPTDMFYNTGIATYVWILSNSKPDERRGKVQLINATERYSKMRKSLGSKRQFIDDRNIEEIVRLFGVFEETEESKIFPVEAFGYRRITVERPLRLNFQASPERIGKLLDEKPLQKLDEAEQQAILTACRSLDGDTTLYRNRDAFTKALKAALKAELQQEHVKLGAPALKAVLNALSERDSEADICTNKNGNPEPDTSLRDFENVPLDESVFDYFKREVQPHVPDAWIDEGKRDELDGRIGIVGFEIPFNRHFYTFVPPRPLDEIDADLKACTDRIKAMIEELSA; this is encoded by the coding sequence GTGAGCACCGAAAGCCATTCTCAGACGGCCGCCTTCATCTGGTCCGTCGCCGACCTGCTGCGCGGCGATTTTAGACAATCTCAGTACGGGCGCATCATCCTGCCGTTCACGCTATTGCGCCGCCTGGAGTGCGTGCTTGAGCCAACCAAGGTGCAGGTTCTGGATGCCGCTCAGGAACACGTCAGCAAACCCGAGGCGGTGCGCGAGAAGCTGCTGCTGCGCGCCGCCAGTCAGCCGTTCTTCAACGCCTCGCCGCTGAGTCTGGCCACGCTCTCCGATACCCAGCCCGCCGACGACCTGATGAGCTATGTGCAGGCATTCAGCCAGGACGCCCGCGAGATCTTCGAACACTTCCACTTCGAGGAATTTGTCCAGCAACTCAGCGCCAGCAACCTGCTCTATCAGGTGATGCAGCGTTTCGCGAGCATTGATTTACATCCCCAACGTATCAGCAATTACGGCATGGGCGTGATCTTCGAGGAGCTGATCCGCAAGTTCGCCGAGAGCTCCAATGACACAGCCGGGGAGCACTTCACCCCGCGCGATGTGGTGCACCTGACCACCTCGCTGGCGCTCACCGGGCGCGACGACAAGCTGCGTCCGCACCGTATCGTCACCGTTTACGACCCCACCGCCGGCACGGGCGGCTTCCTCTCCGAAAGCGATGAATACGTCCAGCAAGTCAGCGAGAACGTCACCGTCTCGCTGCATGGTCAGGAGCTGAACCCCGAATCCTACGCCATCTGCAAGGCGGACATGCTGATCAAGGGCCAGGACGTTTCGCAGATCAAGCTGGGCAACACGCTCTCCGACGATCAGCTGGCCGGCGAGAAGTTCGACTTCATGCTCGCCAATCCGCCGTTCGGCGTAGAGTGGAAGAAGGTCCAGAAGCAGGTTACCGACGAGCACAAGCAGCGCGGCTACGATGGTCGCTTCGGCCCCGGCCTGCCGCGGGTGTCGGATGGCTCGCTGCTGTTTCTGATGCACCTGGTCAGCAAGATGCGCGATGTGCAGGGACGCACAAGTGCCGCGGAAGGCAGGATGCCGGGAGCGGCCGACCCCCGCGAGGACGGCGGCTCACGTATCGGCATCATCCTCAATGGTTCGCCGCTATTCACCGGCGGAGCCGGCAGCGGGGAGTCCGAGATTCGTCGTTATCTACTTCAGCACGATCTGGTCGAGGCCATCGTCGCGCTGCCCACCGACATGTTCTACAACACCGGCATCGCCACCTACGTGTGGATTCTCTCCAACAGCAAGCCGGACGAGCGCCGGGGCAAGGTGCAGCTGATCAACGCCACCGAGCGCTACAGCAAGATGCGCAAGTCGCTGGGCAGCAAGCGCCAGTTCATCGACGACCGCAACATCGAAGAGATCGTGCGCCTGTTCGGGGTATTTGAGGAAACCGAGGAGAGCAAGATCTTCCCGGTCGAGGCGTTCGGCTATCGGCGCATCACCGTGGAGCGCCCGCTGCGCCTCAACTTCCAGGCCAGCCCCGAGCGCATCGGCAAGCTTCTCGACGAGAAGCCCCTCCAGAAGCTTGATGAGGCCGAGCAACAGGCGATCCTGACGGCGTGCCGCTCGCTGGATGGGGATACTACGCTCTACCGCAACCGTGACGCCTTCACCAAGGCCCTGAAAGCCGCGCTCAAGGCCGAACTGCAACAAGAGCACGTCAAGCTCGGTGCCCCGGCGCTCAAGGCCGTTCTCAACGCCCTCTCCGAGCGCGATTCGGAAGCGGACATCTGCACCAACAAGAATGGCAATCCCGAGCCGGACACCAGCCTGCGCGACTTTGAAAACGTGCCACTTGACGAGTCGGTATTCGACTACTTCAAGCGCGAGGTGCAGCCTCACGTACCCGATGCCTGGATCGACGAAGGCAAACGCGACGAACTGGATGGCCGCATCGGTATCGTCGGCTTCGAAATTCCCTTCAACCGGCACTTCTACACGTTCGTGCCGCCGCGTCCTTTGGACGAGATCGACGCCGACCTGAAAGCCTGCACCGACCGGATCAAGGCGATGATCGAGGAGCTGTCGGCATGA
- the tnpC gene encoding IS66 family transposase produces MTISDINVDEALERVRQQLKEDRTVSPSLRAAIDVLMLLVKLMADRLATGSRNSSKPPSQDPNRQRRSRAKGERRPGGQPGHAGKTLAPVTNPDEVVKLRVDRRHLPTGRTYRSIGVETRQVQDIVIQAVVTEYQAEIVEDDQRQRHVAPFPEGVTRPIQYGPRLKAHAVYLSQYQLLPYARIRELLTSQCGLSLSTGTLFAFNQEAYQRAEAFAEWVVPALRQAPTVHADETGMQVGGKRYWLHSASNDALTWLAPHPKRGQEAMDAIGVLPFVCGVLVHDHWKPYYRYSDCRHVLCNAHHLRELTAVWENDHQRWAKSLHDLLLAMSRAVDAAGDCLCADEAQRWRARYRRCLAAGDAECPPPAKPPPGTRGRAKRTKARNLLERLQAYEDDVLRFLEDPAAPFTNNQGERDLRMTKVQQKISGCFRAWEGAEIFCRMRSFLSTAVKQGMAAHTALEQLFAGEVPTFMRQDDQDQAA; encoded by the coding sequence ATGACCATCAGCGACATCAACGTCGACGAGGCCCTGGAACGGGTCCGGCAGCAGCTCAAGGAAGACCGCACGGTCTCCCCGTCGCTGCGTGCCGCCATCGACGTGCTGATGCTGCTGGTCAAGCTCATGGCCGACCGGTTGGCCACCGGCAGCCGCAACAGCAGCAAGCCACCGTCCCAGGATCCCAACCGCCAGCGCCGCTCGCGCGCCAAAGGCGAACGCCGTCCCGGTGGGCAGCCAGGGCATGCGGGCAAGACGTTGGCGCCGGTGACGAACCCCGACGAGGTGGTCAAGCTCCGCGTCGATCGTCGGCATCTGCCTACAGGGCGCACCTATCGCAGCATTGGCGTCGAGACCCGCCAGGTGCAGGACATCGTGATCCAGGCCGTGGTCACCGAGTACCAGGCCGAGATAGTGGAAGATGACCAGAGGCAGCGCCATGTGGCGCCATTCCCCGAGGGTGTGACGCGGCCCATCCAGTATGGGCCGCGCCTCAAGGCACACGCGGTCTATCTCTCGCAGTACCAGCTGCTGCCCTATGCGCGCATTCGGGAGCTGCTCACCTCGCAGTGTGGCCTGTCGTTGAGCACCGGCACGCTGTTCGCCTTCAACCAGGAGGCCTACCAGCGGGCCGAGGCGTTCGCCGAGTGGGTGGTCCCGGCGCTACGCCAAGCGCCCACCGTGCATGCCGATGAAACCGGGATGCAGGTGGGCGGCAAGCGTTACTGGCTGCACAGTGCCTCCAATGACGCCCTGACCTGGTTGGCCCCGCATCCCAAGCGCGGCCAGGAGGCGATGGATGCCATCGGCGTATTGCCCTTCGTGTGTGGCGTGCTGGTGCATGATCATTGGAAGCCCTACTACCGCTACTCGGATTGCCGGCATGTCCTGTGCAATGCCCATCACCTGCGGGAATTGACGGCGGTCTGGGAAAACGACCACCAGCGCTGGGCCAAGTCGCTCCATGACCTGCTGTTGGCCATGAGCCGAGCGGTGGATGCCGCCGGCGACTGCCTCTGCGCCGATGAGGCCCAGCGCTGGCGAGCACGTTACCGACGCTGCCTGGCGGCGGGCGACGCCGAGTGCCCGCCACCGGCAAAGCCACCGCCCGGGACGCGCGGGCGTGCCAAACGCACAAAAGCGCGCAACCTGCTGGAACGTCTCCAGGCGTACGAGGACGACGTGCTGCGTTTTCTCGAGGATCCCGCCGCGCCTTTCACCAACAACCAGGGGGAGCGCGACCTGCGGATGACCAAGGTGCAGCAGAAGATCTCGGGCTGTTTTCGCGCCTGGGAGGGCGCCGAGATCTTCTGCCGGATGCGCAGCTTCCTCTCCACCGCGGTCAAGCAAGGCATGGCGGCGCATACGGCGCTGGAGCAACTGTTTGCCGGCGAGGTGCCCACCTTCATGCGACAGGACGACCAGGATCAGGCGGCATGA